A single region of the Saprospiraceae bacterium genome encodes:
- a CDS encoding Lrp/AsnC family transcriptional regulator, with protein MEPLLLDAIDKRILQLLQADAKTTIKEMAHHLNMTNTPIFERIKRLEREGFIKGYTALVDRQKIGLSMVVFCTVSLKVHHAEFLERFEADVIHLPEVMECYHIAGMFDYLLKVVVRDMEVYRHFVSKKLAALENIGKVQSSFVMTELRHSTVLRVD; from the coding sequence ATGGAACCACTCTTATTGGATGCTATTGATAAACGCATCCTCCAGTTATTGCAGGCGGACGCTAAAACGACCATCAAAGAAATGGCGCATCATTTGAACATGACGAATACGCCAATTTTTGAACGGATTAAACGACTGGAGCGAGAGGGTTTTATCAAGGGCTATACAGCCTTGGTAGACCGGCAAAAGATTGGCTTATCGATGGTTGTTTTTTGTACCGTATCACTCAAAGTGCACCATGCTGAATTTTTGGAACGATTTGAAGCAGATGTCATCCATTTGCCAGAGGTGATGGAGTGCTATCACATTGCCGGGATGTTTGATTATTTGTTAAAGGTCGTGGTGCGGGACATGGAGGTGTACCGGCACTTTGTCTCCAAGAAACTGGCAGCCCTGGAGAATATCGGGAAGGTTCAGAGCTCCTTTGTCATGACGGAGCTCCGCCATTCGACGGTGTTGCGGGTGGATTGA
- a CDS encoding cystathionine gamma-synthase family protein — translation MKISECQPESLMMSYGYKPSLSEGAIKCPIFQTSTFVFNSAEEGKAYFEVAYGLREKGEGEELGLIYSRLNNPDLEILENRLCLWDQAEDCAVFESGMSAISTCLFEFLKPGDLLLYSNPLYGGTNHFIKAVLPKFGVHTLGFMPDQSPEAIKSMLEASGLADHLAMIYIETPANPTNHLIDIKACAALAEAFSNKDKKVLLAVDNTYLGPLWQHPLSLGADLVLYSATKYIGGHSDVIAGACLGSKEIIRRIKTLRTFLGNMAGPWTGWLLMRSLETLKVRMDQQARNAKAVAAYLAQHPKVEKVYYLGHLSPADGVQYEIFRQQCKTAGAMVSFDIRGGEKAAFSFLNKLRLVKLAVSLGSTESLVQHPASMTHAGVDKDQREALGITDSLVRLSVGVEYEGDLIRDLEQALEGIEIKQKETLVLTQ, via the coding sequence ATGAAAATATCCGAATGCCAGCCTGAAAGTTTAATGATGTCTTATGGATACAAGCCATCCCTTTCCGAAGGCGCTATTAAATGTCCTATTTTTCAGACCTCCACTTTTGTTTTCAATAGTGCAGAAGAGGGGAAAGCTTATTTTGAAGTTGCCTATGGACTCCGGGAGAAAGGGGAAGGCGAAGAATTGGGTCTCATCTATAGCCGCCTGAACAATCCTGATTTGGAGATATTGGAGAACCGCCTTTGTCTCTGGGATCAGGCGGAAGATTGTGCTGTTTTCGAAAGTGGGATGTCTGCCATTTCTACCTGTCTGTTTGAGTTTTTAAAACCAGGAGATTTGTTATTATACAGTAATCCTTTATACGGCGGAACCAATCATTTTATTAAAGCAGTGCTACCTAAATTTGGCGTCCACACCTTGGGTTTTATGCCTGATCAATCTCCGGAAGCCATTAAAAGCATGCTCGAAGCTTCCGGCCTTGCGGACCATTTGGCTATGATTTATATTGAAACCCCTGCCAATCCAACCAATCATTTAATTGACATCAAGGCTTGTGCTGCGCTGGCCGAAGCCTTTTCCAACAAAGACAAAAAGGTGTTGCTGGCGGTTGATAATACATACCTGGGGCCACTTTGGCAGCATCCTTTAAGCCTTGGAGCTGACCTGGTCTTGTATTCTGCTACCAAGTACATCGGTGGACATAGTGACGTGATTGCCGGTGCATGTTTGGGGTCTAAGGAAATTATTCGGCGTATTAAAACGCTCCGCACTTTCTTAGGCAACATGGCTGGCCCCTGGACGGGCTGGCTCCTGATGCGCAGCCTCGAAACACTTAAGGTGAGGATGGACCAACAAGCGCGTAATGCCAAAGCCGTGGCAGCTTATTTGGCCCAACACCCGAAGGTTGAAAAAGTCTACTACCTGGGACACCTAAGCCCTGCCGACGGTGTCCAATATGAGATTTTCCGGCAACAGTGCAAGACAGCAGGGGCGATGGTGTCCTTTGACATCAGAGGAGGCGAAAAGGCAGCCTTTTCCTTTCTGAATAAGCTTCGATTGGTTAAACTCGCGGTGAGCCTGGGGAGCACCGAGTCGCTGGTGCAACACCCCGCCAGTATGACCCATGCAGGTGTAGACAAGGATCAAAGGGAGGCCCTGGGCATTACCGATAGCTTGGTCCGGCTTTCTGTTGGGGTGGAATATGAGGGCGACTTGATTCGGGACCTGGAGCAAGCTTTAGAGGGTATTGAAATTAAGCAAAAGGAAACACTCGTTCTTACTCAATAA
- a CDS encoding M20/M25/M40 family metallo-hydrolase, protein MTIKTVPTFLLFMILISATAYTQENEELIIEPTYQKELDLLVEKPKIKQAFKTILKQDAQTLKEHILLNEIPAPPFEEEERAKAFMAMLEEIGVDSAWIDEVGNVLALRKGTKGDKTVVLDAHLDTVFPEGTEVKVRVSGDTLFAPGIGDDTRGLAMVLAVLRAMNTVDMKTESDVLFIGSVGEEGLGDLRGVKHLFSEKGPKIDSWISIDGGDLGRVNYKGLGSHRFGVSFRGPGGHSWGAFGLANPHHALGAGIHYFVNAADEYVKTGPRTSYNVGVIGGGTSVNSIPFASWMEVDIRSVEPSRLDDMDVILKDAMQKALAEQNSIRKDGRPLTVKVELIGDRPSGELSPDLPLIQRAAAATRSFGVTPRPTRGSTNANIPIAKGIPAVTIGRGGIGGWAHSLMEWWANKDGYQGTQYALLLLVAESGLAD, encoded by the coding sequence ATGACGATAAAAACTGTACCTACTTTCCTTCTTTTTATGATTTTGATTTCCGCTACCGCTTACACGCAGGAAAACGAAGAATTAATCATCGAACCCACGTATCAGAAGGAACTTGACCTACTAGTAGAAAAGCCCAAAATAAAACAGGCCTTCAAAACGATCCTGAAACAGGATGCCCAAACCTTGAAAGAACACATCTTACTCAATGAAATTCCGGCTCCCCCCTTTGAAGAAGAAGAAAGGGCAAAAGCTTTTATGGCGATGCTGGAGGAAATCGGCGTAGATTCAGCCTGGATAGATGAAGTGGGAAATGTCCTTGCCCTCCGGAAAGGAACCAAGGGAGATAAGACCGTGGTCCTTGATGCACATTTAGATACGGTATTCCCCGAAGGAACGGAGGTTAAAGTGCGGGTAAGCGGCGACACCCTTTTTGCACCCGGCATTGGCGATGACACCCGTGGGTTGGCTATGGTGCTGGCAGTGCTCCGCGCCATGAATACAGTTGATATGAAAACGGAGTCTGATGTTTTATTCATTGGTTCCGTAGGAGAAGAAGGCCTTGGCGATTTAAGAGGGGTGAAACACTTGTTTAGTGAAAAAGGGCCCAAGATCGATTCCTGGATTTCGATTGATGGTGGAGACCTGGGCCGGGTCAATTACAAGGGTTTGGGCTCGCATCGCTTTGGCGTATCCTTCCGAGGTCCCGGTGGACATTCTTGGGGCGCCTTTGGTTTGGCTAATCCGCATCACGCTTTAGGCGCTGGCATTCACTATTTTGTCAATGCAGCCGATGAATACGTAAAGACAGGACCACGCACCAGCTATAATGTCGGAGTGATAGGCGGTGGTACTTCCGTGAATTCCATCCCTTTCGCCTCCTGGATGGAAGTTGATATTCGCTCAGTAGAGCCCAGCCGTTTAGATGATATGGACGTCATTCTAAAAGATGCCATGCAAAAGGCCCTGGCCGAGCAAAACAGCATTCGTAAAGATGGTCGCCCACTTACCGTCAAAGTGGAATTGATCGGCGACAGGCCTTCCGGCGAATTGTCACCCGACTTGCCGTTGATCCAGCGGGCCGCAGCAGCCACGCGCAGCTTTGGGGTAACCCCCAGGCCCACCCGCGGCTCCACGAACGCCAATATCCCCATCGCCAAAGGCATTCCGGCGGTGACCATCGGTCGTGGCGGCATAGGCGGCTGGGCCCACTCGCTCATGGAATGGTGGGCTAATAAAGATGGCTATCAAGGGACACAGTACGCCCTGTTGCTGTTAGTCGCAGAGAGTGGCCTGGCCGATTGA
- a CDS encoding prolyl oligopeptidase family serine peptidase gives MKTRFLLCYCLLWSSLPLFAQPESPFTIASVMSTPFPSDIVAAPAGDRVAWVSNQEGVRNIWMADGPTWVAQQVTDYKEDDGQAISDLIFGASNQLIFVRGGAPNRQGEIPNPTSDVDGAKRQIWVTAFTGGTPRLLAEGSAPALSPDGKQLAYLNKGQVWMKTVGDTLKSQQLFTIRGSASSLRWSPDLSAQKLAFVSGRGDHSFVGVYAFATQKITYLSPSVDQDQSPVWSPDGTKLAFLREPNEKQLLPFAPRRSTLPWSIMLADLATGKTSQLWQAAEGTGSAFRSISADNQLFWGADGHIVFPWEGDGWTHLYTVSIYGGKVQCLTPGAFEVQFVSMSPDRTYMLYSGNQDDIDRQHIWRVPSNGGTPQQLSPKRGIQWSPVMTKGTGAILCLASSGQVAAHVARLQGPALIPLAGKGLSTANFPQNKLVEPVAVEFTAADGMLIHGQLFLPPNGAENEKRPAILFFHGGSRRQMLLGFHHRGYYHNAYAMNQYLASQGYVVLAVNYRSGIGYGMEFREALNYGARGASEYNDVIGAGLYLRNRSDVDPARIGLWGGSYGGYLTALGLAKASDLFAAGVDIHGVHDWNVVIRNFVPGYNPEKAAEAARLAYESSPMAFLDGWKSPVLVIHGDDDRNVPFSETVDIVEALRHRKVHLEQLIFPDEVHGFLLHRNWLAAYEATADFFDRMLKNKP, from the coding sequence ATGAAAACCCGTTTTTTGTTATGTTACTGCCTGTTATGGTCAAGCCTCCCATTATTTGCACAACCAGAATCACCATTTACGATAGCATCAGTAATGAGCACGCCTTTCCCTTCTGATATAGTGGCAGCGCCAGCAGGCGACCGTGTCGCTTGGGTCTCCAACCAGGAAGGGGTACGGAATATATGGATGGCGGATGGACCTACTTGGGTAGCCCAGCAAGTCACTGATTACAAGGAGGATGACGGGCAGGCCATTAGCGATCTGATTTTTGGTGCCTCGAACCAGCTCATTTTTGTCCGGGGTGGGGCGCCCAATCGCCAGGGAGAAATACCTAATCCGACGAGTGATGTCGATGGGGCGAAGCGCCAGATTTGGGTAACCGCTTTTACAGGAGGAACCCCACGACTACTAGCTGAAGGAAGTGCACCAGCCCTTTCTCCCGATGGTAAACAATTGGCCTACTTAAATAAGGGGCAGGTGTGGATGAAAACAGTAGGGGACACCCTCAAGTCGCAACAATTATTTACGATTCGGGGAAGTGCGAGTAGCTTGCGTTGGTCACCTGACCTGAGTGCACAAAAACTAGCTTTTGTCAGTGGTAGGGGAGATCATAGTTTTGTAGGTGTTTATGCTTTTGCTACTCAAAAAATAACCTACCTGTCGCCTTCCGTAGACCAGGATCAAAGCCCTGTTTGGTCGCCTGATGGTACAAAGCTGGCCTTTTTGCGCGAGCCCAATGAGAAACAATTGTTGCCCTTTGCTCCGCGTCGTTCCACCTTGCCCTGGTCCATTATGCTAGCAGACCTGGCTACGGGAAAGACCTCCCAATTGTGGCAAGCTGCCGAGGGAACAGGTAGTGCCTTCCGTTCCATTTCAGCCGACAACCAGTTGTTCTGGGGAGCTGATGGTCATATCGTATTTCCTTGGGAAGGGGATGGCTGGACACATTTATATACCGTCTCTATTTATGGGGGAAAAGTCCAATGCCTTACACCTGGTGCGTTTGAGGTTCAATTCGTCTCCATGTCTCCTGATCGGACCTACATGCTTTATTCTGGCAACCAGGACGATATTGACCGACAACATATTTGGCGGGTGCCTAGCAATGGCGGAACGCCACAGCAACTCAGCCCTAAGCGCGGGATCCAATGGTCTCCGGTAATGACCAAGGGAACCGGCGCCATCCTCTGTTTGGCCTCCAGTGGCCAGGTTGCTGCCCACGTCGCTCGTCTCCAGGGCCCTGCCCTGATTCCGCTAGCAGGGAAGGGGCTTTCGACCGCCAATTTCCCCCAAAATAAGCTGGTAGAGCCGGTCGCCGTTGAGTTTACCGCAGCAGATGGCATGCTGATCCATGGACAGCTTTTTCTGCCGCCCAATGGTGCCGAAAATGAAAAACGGCCAGCCATCTTGTTCTTTCATGGTGGTTCCCGTCGGCAAATGTTATTGGGCTTTCACCATCGGGGATATTATCACAATGCTTATGCGATGAATCAATACCTCGCTAGTCAGGGCTACGTGGTTTTAGCCGTCAATTATCGAAGTGGAATTGGTTACGGAATGGAATTTAGAGAGGCTTTGAACTATGGCGCCAGAGGTGCCAGCGAATACAATGACGTCATTGGGGCGGGCTTATACCTACGCAATCGATCGGATGTGGACCCTGCCCGCATTGGGCTTTGGGGCGGATCATATGGCGGCTATTTGACTGCCTTGGGGCTGGCCAAAGCCTCGGACCTCTTTGCAGCTGGCGTGGATATTCACGGCGTACACGATTGGAATGTGGTGATCCGCAACTTTGTTCCCGGCTACAATCCAGAAAAAGCAGCTGAGGCGGCTCGCCTGGCTTATGAATCCTCTCCCATGGCCTTCCTTGATGGCTGGAAGTCGCCTGTACTCGTCATCCACGGAGACGATGACCGGAATGTTCCCTTTAGTGAAACCGTAGATATTGTGGAGGCATTGCGACATCGGAAAGTGCATTTGGAACAGCTCATTTTCCCCGATGAGGTACATGGCTTTCTTTTGCACCGCAATTGGCTGGCGGCCTATGAAGCGACTGCTGATTTTTTTGATCGAATGTTGAAAAACAAACCGTAG
- a CDS encoding M61 family peptidase: MSTPINLVAAAPVKEKSLPNFLIMIHPFFQKHRPQKKSKLMRFSIFMLCVLLNYTSFSQAEKALFHYEVSIPAPSDHTYDVALHCAKWQEDTIHLKMPQWMPGYYQIMDYAKGVENMQAKDTNGKSLPIEKKNDNTWVISGIKNKSFFVSYSIRTKRQFVANSYVDSTHAYLIPENSFLYAKGFLNSPVVVALQFSSKWKNVATGLASVVGKPHEFTAANFDILYDCPILIGNLDALPSFKVKGIAHRFVGYKIGDFDRVLFMENLQKIVTTGVDIIGDIPYEQYTFIGIGPGRGGIEHLNNTTISFDGNQLTTTGAINKMMNFIAHEYFHHYNVKRIRPFELGPFDYDKGNRTNLLWVSEGLTVYYEYLIVKRAGLVDAETLLSHFEQNLNAFENNPGKLHQSLQQASYNTWRDGPFGTQGSEPGKSISYYDKGPLVGLLLDFEIRNATQNKKSLDDVMRKLYWTYYKEGNRGFTEAEFQQTCEQIAGISLTSLFEYVYTTKALDYEKYLAFAGLTIDKQTIESTDKGNTQKLKIKRLENPNALQLAILKAWLGE, translated from the coding sequence ATGAGCACTCCTATAAACCTTGTTGCTGCTGCACCCGTCAAAGAGAAATCATTGCCTAACTTTTTGATTATGATCCATCCGTTTTTTCAAAAACACAGGCCTCAAAAAAAGAGCAAACTAATGCGCTTCTCTATTTTCATGCTATGTGTTTTACTGAACTACACTTCTTTTTCGCAAGCGGAAAAGGCGCTTTTTCATTACGAGGTTTCCATCCCAGCGCCCTCCGATCATACCTATGATGTGGCGCTTCATTGTGCCAAATGGCAGGAGGATACCATTCATTTAAAAATGCCGCAATGGATGCCGGGTTATTACCAAATCATGGATTATGCAAAAGGGGTGGAAAATATGCAGGCCAAAGACACCAATGGGAAGAGCTTGCCTATCGAAAAGAAAAATGATAATACTTGGGTGATCTCCGGCATAAAAAACAAGTCTTTTTTTGTTAGTTATTCCATCAGGACTAAAAGGCAATTTGTTGCTAACAGTTATGTCGATAGCACGCATGCATATCTTATTCCCGAAAACAGCTTCCTTTATGCAAAAGGTTTTCTAAACAGCCCTGTCGTCGTTGCCCTTCAATTCAGCTCAAAATGGAAAAATGTTGCCACAGGATTAGCCTCTGTTGTGGGTAAGCCCCATGAATTCACAGCAGCTAATTTTGATATACTCTACGATTGTCCTATTCTCATTGGAAACCTTGATGCCTTGCCCTCCTTTAAGGTAAAAGGCATAGCACATCGGTTTGTAGGATACAAAATCGGGGATTTTGACCGGGTACTTTTTATGGAAAATTTGCAAAAGATTGTAACAACAGGGGTAGACATTATAGGAGACATCCCCTATGAACAGTACACTTTCATCGGCATTGGTCCGGGTCGGGGAGGAATAGAACACTTAAACAATACAACCATCAGTTTTGATGGCAATCAACTTACTACGACAGGAGCTATCAACAAGATGATGAATTTCATTGCACATGAATACTTCCATCATTATAATGTCAAACGGATCAGGCCTTTTGAATTGGGACCATTTGATTATGACAAAGGAAACCGAACCAACCTGTTGTGGGTAAGCGAAGGTTTGACGGTGTATTATGAGTACCTGATTGTAAAAAGAGCGGGCCTGGTAGATGCCGAAACATTATTATCCCACTTCGAACAAAATCTAAATGCTTTTGAAAATAATCCAGGCAAGCTGCACCAATCTTTGCAACAGGCGAGCTACAACACCTGGCGTGACGGTCCATTTGGAACACAAGGAAGCGAGCCGGGTAAATCCATTTCGTATTATGACAAAGGGCCGCTGGTGGGGCTGCTTTTAGACTTCGAGATCCGAAATGCCACTCAAAATAAAAAGTCATTGGACGATGTGATGCGAAAGTTGTACTGGACCTATTACAAGGAGGGAAATCGAGGTTTTACGGAAGCCGAATTTCAACAAACCTGTGAACAGATTGCAGGAATATCGCTAACCAGTCTGTTCGAATATGTTTACACCACTAAAGCACTAGACTATGAAAAATATTTAGCTTTTGCCGGCTTGACCATTGACAAACAAACCATTGAATCAACCGATAAAGGGAATACCCAAAAGCTAAAGATAAAAAGATTGGAAAATCCAAACGCTTTGCAATTAGCGATATTGAAGGCGTGGTTGGGGGAATAA
- a CDS encoding C1 family peptidase, with protein sequence MRNIFLIFLALLLQITTAYSQRYSTGLLLDDDAYEAVPLKKPVLQRNYENLPASISLKAFCPQPQDQGAYANCVGWAAGYAGRTILEALQLKNSDNVTITEQAFSPDFLYLLNKSAADANCQRGISIQQVLKTMQEKGVPRRREFAAGCHPSVPMSILTKAQPNRIEGYTRLFDKETPDDFRIKIIKKSLAQQKPVVVGIECYESFKNAKEYWEGAKDKFVGGHALCIVGYDEQRGAFEVMNSWGIDWGNQGFSWIRYHDFSNIVKYAFELITGNPNNVSTSTSAVVEKTLSGSLEMVLASGEKIDITTATKPERGITAVKTGATAGVNFYTTQGYPSGTRYRLYFTNEEPAYVYVLGSDLTGVVGQVFPPDSHTSPHLSYAGNAIALPDETWYIEMDNTVGTDFIGVLYSFQALDMEAMVEQMNKMAGNFSEKLQTAIGPRLIPANSIAYHTDRIGFHAKSKDRTVLATIIAMEHTAR encoded by the coding sequence ATGAGAAATATTTTTCTGATTTTTTTAGCCCTCCTTTTGCAGATAACAACGGCTTACAGTCAACGTTATTCAACTGGCTTATTACTGGACGACGATGCCTACGAAGCCGTGCCCTTGAAAAAGCCAGTCCTCCAGCGCAATTATGAAAACCTGCCCGCGAGCATAAGCTTGAAAGCGTTTTGTCCGCAACCCCAAGACCAAGGCGCCTATGCCAACTGCGTGGGCTGGGCAGCTGGCTATGCTGGGCGCACGATTTTGGAGGCATTGCAACTCAAGAATAGTGATAATGTCACCATTACGGAGCAAGCATTTTCGCCCGATTTTTTGTACTTGCTCAATAAATCAGCAGCTGATGCTAATTGCCAGCGCGGTATTTCCATCCAGCAGGTACTCAAAACGATGCAGGAAAAAGGGGTGCCGCGTCGACGGGAGTTTGCAGCGGGTTGCCATCCGAGTGTGCCAATGAGTATTTTGACCAAAGCGCAACCAAATCGAATTGAGGGGTACACTCGCTTATTTGACAAAGAAACGCCAGATGATTTTCGGATTAAAATTATCAAAAAATCACTGGCACAGCAAAAACCAGTAGTGGTTGGGATAGAGTGCTACGAATCTTTCAAGAACGCAAAGGAATATTGGGAAGGTGCAAAAGACAAATTTGTAGGTGGACATGCGCTTTGCATAGTGGGCTACGACGAGCAGCGCGGCGCTTTTGAAGTGATGAACAGTTGGGGAATAGATTGGGGCAATCAAGGTTTTTCTTGGATTCGCTACCATGATTTTTCAAACATTGTGAAATATGCTTTTGAACTTATCACAGGCAATCCTAACAATGTGTCAACAAGCACTTCTGCCGTCGTTGAAAAAACCTTATCCGGTTCGCTCGAAATGGTGCTGGCTTCTGGTGAAAAAATAGACATCACCACAGCAACAAAACCTGAACGCGGCATCACTGCCGTGAAAACAGGTGCAACGGCTGGTGTTAATTTTTATACCACTCAAGGTTACCCTTCCGGTACGCGCTATCGACTTTATTTTACCAACGAAGAACCTGCTTATGTCTATGTATTGGGGTCTGACCTGACTGGTGTAGTCGGACAGGTCTTCCCACCCGACTCGCATACCAGTCCGCACCTGAGCTACGCAGGCAATGCCATTGCCCTACCCGACGAAACCTGGTACATCGAAATGGACAACACCGTCGGCACTGATTTTATTGGTGTTTTGTACAGTTTTCAGGCTTTGGATATGGAAGCTATGGTCGAACAAATGAATAAAATGGCAGGCAATTTTTCGGAAAAATTACAAACGGCAATAGGTCCGCGCTTGATTCCCGCGAACTCAATTGCCTACCACACCGACCGCATTGGCTTCCATGCTAAAAGCAAAGACCGCACGGTATTAGCGACGATTATTGCCATGGAGCACACTGCCAGGTAA
- a CDS encoding caspase family protein, translated as MRLLLIHIILLFFVGVHAFTQSKYIYWDFPKTNYVTDKPEFELQACIRPFWVTKVSSLSLYDKAGKLLNKYDPDYYLLDKKSSDNKKCRWYFKEVVKLTPGDNVFLLEGHYKTLNPLFEKTAYLHIIYEPIVDNNNPTSGIIALPPLSITWEQPATTTANTDKATYSIKACISESKAAISEIAVLLNGTRVNIPERGIKAVKSESGCANQFEYILTLNPGENRIQINITSATGTISSEIRTIYYQKAETVQSNVQNAISGNRLALIIGNSAYLNGGALRNPVNDATDIAAALQNMGFEVLLHTDLNLRQMDKALEDFGKKLKNYRVGLFYYAGHGVQVGGENYLVPIDAKLTSEGETRYECVPSGILLAKMEEAATTNIIIMDACRNNPFARSWSRSAGGTGLAAINAPKGTFIGFATSPGNTAADGSGRNGIFTNAFLQNIKTPGITIDQLFNRINRVVDGLTNGAQIPWKSSSLQDDFYFNR; from the coding sequence ATGAGATTGTTACTAATTCATATCATCCTGCTATTTTTTGTTGGCGTTCATGCCTTTACTCAAAGTAAATATATTTATTGGGATTTCCCTAAAACAAATTATGTTACAGATAAACCCGAGTTTGAATTACAAGCTTGTATTCGCCCGTTTTGGGTAACTAAAGTTTCTTCCTTGTCATTGTATGATAAAGCTGGTAAACTATTAAACAAATATGATCCTGATTATTACCTTTTGGATAAAAAATCAAGTGATAATAAAAAATGTCGATGGTATTTCAAGGAGGTTGTAAAATTAACACCTGGGGATAACGTTTTTTTATTAGAAGGACACTATAAAACCCTAAACCCTTTATTTGAGAAGACAGCATATCTTCATATTATTTATGAGCCTATTGTTGACAATAACAATCCAACTTCTGGAATTATAGCCCTCCCTCCATTATCCATCACCTGGGAGCAGCCTGCTACTACCACGGCCAACACAGATAAAGCCACTTACTCCATTAAAGCCTGTATCAGCGAATCTAAAGCAGCAATAAGTGAAATAGCCGTATTGCTTAACGGCACACGGGTGAATATCCCGGAAAGAGGAATAAAGGCGGTGAAATCAGAAAGTGGATGTGCGAATCAGTTTGAATACATCTTGACCTTGAATCCAGGTGAAAATCGAATTCAAATCAATATTACCAGTGCTACAGGTACAATTTCCTCAGAGATACGCACCATTTATTATCAAAAAGCAGAAACAGTTCAATCCAATGTTCAAAACGCCATCTCAGGAAATCGACTGGCGCTCATCATTGGAAATTCAGCGTACCTAAATGGAGGTGCGCTTCGCAATCCGGTCAATGACGCAACGGATATTGCAGCTGCACTGCAAAACATGGGATTTGAAGTGCTCTTACATACAGATTTGAACCTTCGTCAGATGGACAAAGCACTGGAGGATTTTGGCAAAAAGCTAAAAAACTATCGAGTCGGCCTATTTTACTATGCTGGTCACGGTGTGCAGGTCGGTGGAGAGAACTACCTCGTGCCAATTGATGCTAAGCTGACTTCTGAAGGGGAGACCCGCTACGAATGCGTGCCTTCGGGCATATTGCTCGCAAAGATGGAAGAAGCTGCTACAACCAATATTATAATCATGGATGCTTGTCGAAATAATCCTTTTGCTCGGAGTTGGTCGCGCTCAGCAGGAGGAACGGGGTTGGCTGCCATCAATGCCCCTAAAGGCACTTTTATCGGATTTGCTACCTCACCTGGTAATACCGCTGCTGACGGGAGTGGACGAAATGGCATTTTCACAAATGCCTTTTTACAAAACATTAAAACCCCAGGAATTACGATTGACCAGCTTTTCAATCGTATCAATCGTGTCGTAGATGGACTTACAAATGGTGCGCAGATTCCCTGGAAATCTAGTTCACTCCAAGATGATTTTTATTTTAATCGCTAA